A region of the Candidatus Rokuibacteriota bacterium genome:
ACAAGTACGCCTGCGACAGCTCTCTGATGTATGCGCGAGAGAACGCGCCCTGCGTGATCACCTTGCGGAATGCGCGGGTCACGCGATACGGCTGGAGTCCCGCGAGGCCGCGGCGCACCAGCGATCGAGCGCGCGGCGCGCCGAAGGCATAGGTGCGCGCCGTCAGGTTTCCGGCCGGCTCCACGAGCCGTCTCGCCGCGTCACGGCGCTCTTCAGCGGCTTCCCGGCCGTCGGAATACGCCTCGTAGACCTCCGGGACCCGCCAGAGGGTATCGCCGACGTCGGCGTTGACTCCCAGGTAGTTCCCGAGCCGGGTGGTCGAGAACCGGAACGACGGGATCCCCTGGCTCATGGCGTACGCCTTCAGCAGGAGCGCGCCGAGCTTGTCGGTCTCGGGTCCGTAGACGAAGTCCGGCTGGATCGCGCGGAACAGATCCTCGATCCCCACGAGTAACCCATCTGCGAGCGCCAGCAGCCGCCGCGTGTCCCGGGTGCGCGGCTCGTAGGTCAGTTCCCGCTGGCTGACGCCCCCCCCGAGGAGCTGTCCATCCGCGTGGAGCAGTCGCCAGATCCACGGGCCGTGAGCCGAATCTTCGAACCGCCGGAGCACCGACATGTCGGCGCGCGGGCGCGGCAGCGGCGGCGGGTTCGTGTACGTGACGATGCGGCTGGGCCGGACCAGCAAGCGATCGAGATTGCGTCCGGCGTCCCGTTCCCGCCGTAGCCGTGACCGATCCACGGTGAGATAGAGACCAATATCGGTGACGTTCAGCGCTTCGATCAGCTGATTGATCAGCTGCGTTTGCCGGTTCGAGAGCCGGGTGACGAAGATCGCTCTCATGGATCAACCGGTCGACGCGGCCAGGGCGATCTCCAGCACGCGCCGGGCATCCGCGACGTCGAGCAGTTCCGTGGAAGCGCCAGACAGGCAGTCGAGGAACTGACGCATCTCTTCTACGTACATAAGGTTGCCGTCGTAGGCGTCCTCGCGGTACAGGCTCTCCCATCGCCGTCGGTTCTTGTCGAAAAAGCGGACCTCGACGGCCTCCGGCGCCCGGCCCTGGCTCACCCAGACCACGATCCCGTTCTCCCCGACGACCTCGCACCCCCGGCTCTTGAACCACCGCAGGCAGTCAAGCTGTACCTGCGCCATACAGCCGGCCTCGAAGGAGAGCGTGAGAGAGGCGAAGTCCTCGGTCTCGATATCGAGCTCGCCGACCCGCGCCCGGGTCGCGTCGACCGCCTTGACCTCTCCCGCCAGCCAGCGCAGGTAGTCGATCTCGTGAATGCACTCGATCGTGAGACCGCCGCCCTGCCCACGGTGGCCGCTGTGGCTGAGCCGGTAGTCCTGCCCCGGCCGCCAGAAGGGCAGGTAGTGCCCATAGTGGGCCCTGAAGAACCACGGCCGGCCGACGGCAGCCCTCGTGAGCGCCGCGCGGATCTGGGCCACGCCGGGGTGGAACCGCATGTTGCACCCGACGATCACACGCTTCCCGGCCTGCGCGGCGACCTCGATGAGCTCCTCGGTCCCGTCGAGGGAAGTGGACAGCGGCTTCTCGACGAAGACGTGGGCCCCCGCTGCGATCGCCTGGCGGCTGACCGGGACGTGGAGGTGAGGGGGGGTGCACACGAGCACCGCGAGGGGCCGCGCCTGCAGGACCTCCTCGACCGACGCGACCCACTCGGCCCCGACCGCCGCCGCGAGCGACGCCGCACGATCCCTGTCCGAGTCGTAGAGCAGCAGGCGCTCGATTCCCAGCTCCCTCAGGTTCCGGGCGTGTCGCGACCCGATCGACCCGCATCCGATCAACCCGATCGAGTCGCCCACACCCCGTGCCCCGATCACCACGCGGTCAGGCCGCCGTCGAGAATCAGGTTCTGGCCGGTGACATACGACGACGCGTCGGACGCGAGGAACACCGCGAGCCCCTGGAGGTCGTCCGGCAGGGCCATGCGCCCGAGCGGTGTCCGGCCGCCATACCGCTCGAGGAAGTGTGGTTCCTGGTTGTTGAAGAGGCCTCCAGGGCTGACGCAGTTGACCCGGA
Encoded here:
- a CDS encoding Gfo/Idh/MocA family oxidoreductase; translated protein: MVIGARGVGDSIGLIGCGSIGSRHARNLRELGIERLLLYDSDRDRAASLAAAVGAEWVASVEEVLQARPLAVLVCTPPHLHVPVSRQAIAAGAHVFVEKPLSTSLDGTEELIEVAAQAGKRVIVGCNMRFHPGVAQIRAALTRAAVGRPWFFRAHYGHYLPFWRPGQDYRLSHSGHRGQGGGLTIECIHEIDYLRWLAGEVKAVDATRARVGELDIETEDFASLTLSFEAGCMAQVQLDCLRWFKSRGCEVVGENGIVVWVSQGRAPEAVEVRFFDKNRRRWESLYREDAYDGNLMYVEEMRQFLDCLSGASTELLDVADARRVLEIALAASTG